The sequence ATTTGTTTTTGCGGGCATCGTTGCCGGTCATGACGCCTTGCGGCGTAGATAGCACGGAAACTCCCAAACCGCCCCGCACGCGGGGTACTTTATCCGCGCCGACATAACAGCGCCGGCCGGGCGTACTGATGCGGCGAAGCCCCTCGATGACGCCCTTGCGCCCCTGGTACTTCAGCTTCAGCTTCAGCTTTTTGATGCTCTTTCCTTCCACTTCGCAATCGGCGATATAGCCTTCCCGCTTCAGGATGAGCGCAAGGCTCTCCTTCAGTTTGGAATGCGGCATATCCACGGTGGGCAACAACGCCAAACTGGCGTTGCGAATGCGGGTTAACATGTCAGAAATCGGGTCGGTCATAACCGTATCAAATGTTCCATTACCAACTGGCTTTGGTGACGCCGGGGATGAGTCCATTCAGCGCCAACTCCCGGAACGTG comes from Verrucomicrobiota bacterium and encodes:
- the rpsH gene encoding 30S ribosomal protein S8, with amino-acid sequence MTDPISDMLTRIRNASLALLPTVDMPHSKLKESLALILKREGYIADCEVEGKSIKKLKLKLKYQGRKGVIEGLRRISTPGRRCYVGADKVPRVRGGLGVSVLSTPQGVMTGNDARKNKLGGEVLCYVW